In Palaemon carinicauda isolate YSFRI2023 chromosome 21, ASM3689809v2, whole genome shotgun sequence, the following proteins share a genomic window:
- the LOC137615356 gene encoding uncharacterized protein, translated as MLSKSCSILGYAFSVYALFNSSSVHSIIYRLLVYSFIRGDQSKQVELHNMNAKAVTILLIVFVLHSGHCQYCHTGIQGATIEFPCPSEICLKHVTTYDDSQAIIYSCSQQTHEVGCRRDVAPFGYMENCYCKGNLCNSSGNTALTIYLLLGCFFLNRFL; from the exons ATGTTATCAAAGAGTTGTTCAATCTTGGGATATGCCTTCAGCGTCTACGCACTCTTCAATAGTTCCAGTGTGCACTCAATAATATATAGGCTACTTGTGTATTCCTTTATTCGTGGTGATCAGAGCAAG CAGGTTGAATTACACAACATGAATGCCAAAGCAGTTACCATCTTGCTCATAGTCTTCGTTCTTCATTCAG GTCACTGCCAATACTGTCACACTGGAATTCAGGGAGCAACTATAGAATTTCCTTGTCCCTCGGAAATATGTCTGAAACACGTCACAACTTATG ACGACTCTCAAGCTATCATCTACAGCTGTAGCCAGCAGACTCACGAAGTAGGCTGCAGAAGAGACGTTGCTCCCTTTGGCTACATGGAAAACTGCTACTGCAAGGGCAATCTATGTAATAGCTCTGGTAACACAGCCTTAACAATTTATCTCCTGCTGGGATGTTTTTTCCTCAACAGATTTTTGTGA